tatgacattgaAAGGTCTCAGATCGTTGGGGATAATGGACAGCAAATAGAAACAAAGTATCCTTGGCCAAAGAGGAATGAACTAATACTcaactaaaactaaaaatagaaaagtggatATATGACCAACCATAAGGTATGTGTGATATGCTGCACAAGAAGAGAGGAAAGCCAAAGACATAATTTCTCAGACCAGATCTGAAAGGATGATcagaagaaaatacaaaaggagGGAAGTTAggaagatcaaaagaaaatcaaaggcACGAGCTGATTAGAAGAAAATTTCAGTGATGGACATCTACCAGGGCATCACATGAGTAcatcaaacaaatgaaggaCATCAAAGTAAAGTTTGCTAGATGAGAGAAACAGTTAGATGAAACAAGGTAAAAGCCTGAAACATATATAACGATTGTCAATGCCAATGCCCCATGGCCAAAATCAATGCCCCACAAGTactgatcaagaaattcaaacgTTATTTTATTCTGAACTAGTTATGGTCTTATGAATCTAAGGATAGTCAATTCTCAGAATTGAGCAATGAAAAGAGCTCAGAGATAGTTGCATCGgttgttatttaactttatgcATGTGTGTGCCAATATAAAATTGGAATTGGTGAAGAAAATTCAACCGATCTTACCAGCTTTACCAAAATCCAAGGGCAGATATTTATCTGACTCATCAGCTTTTGCATTTAAAGCAGCAGCTCGCTCAATGCCCTTTGACTTGTAAGGAGCTATGTTGTGGGTGCCCAGTGCGAGACAACCCAGTAAATCAGTCTCAATGCATTCGTACCTGTATGAACAttccaaataaataaaaccaatcTATCATTAGCTGCAAAAGATATTGACCAGCAATACTCACATTTTTCTACAAAGGGTATCAGTAACCACAGATAGATTGATCACGTGCATCCTTACATCCATCACTTTTTTCTCATCATATTCATCAAATGGCTCTTCTAGAAACTTGGATAGTCTCTCCACATTAGCCtcaagctgctgctgctggtctTCAAATAAGTGTTGTTTTATTTCTCTTTGCTCATCAGTCATTTCATCCGTAAATAATTCCTCTCCAAACATATAGAATGCAAATGGGTATGAGTACAAAAGAACCCGCCTAGACCTGAAAAGTCTGTAGAGCCCATTTGTTACCCAAGTGAAATCCCTGAGGGCTGATTCCTTCTCTTCAGATGCAGATACTTTCTCTTGAATAGTTTCCCTCAGTTTGTTCTCAAGCTTAAATGAGTCTAAATGAGCCTTGTAGCGGTTATGATAGTGCATGTACCGATACAGATCCCGCTTTGCACGCTCGGACTTTTGCTCTTGGTCTTCTTTGTAGCGACCACAACTATGACCAGCAATATTTGACCAAGTATGGTCTCGCCCCGTAGCACCACCACACAGCCAACTGCATTAAGCAGGATCACATGAAGGTTTAAGATCAGGAAGTGCACATTCCACATGAAAAGGCTAAGTAAGGTCACCAACCAGGAAGAAGAAAGACTGGAAGGATAGATAtgttttaacaaaataaaaataaaccacAATAATAAATTGCTCAACTTTAATCCTTGATGATCTTAAATGGGAAAAAAGCTAAATTAGTAAACAGAAGAAATCAGATATCCTCTTCAAGATTACAATAAGATGAATGCCATTATCATGGTTTCAAAGAAATCCAGTTTGCATCatgaataaaattataaatataacaATGCTTATGCTAGAACCTTTTTTCTTATTAGTAAAAAGCTTATGCTGGATTTATGCCAAAGGGAAGAATTGATGCTTCGCAGAAAGCAATTAATTCAGAGATTATTCACCaacttttctcaaaaaaaaaaaaaaaaagaatccaaagaaaatgtaaatgatagcaaagaagaaaagatgataATCACCAAAATGCCTGCCCACAGATACAGCTCACTAGATTGCATCCTCCGTTTTTCTCCACTGGTTTGTGGCACTTTGGACAGGGCTTCGTGTGGACTGTAATCCAATTGACAGTTTCCGATTCATCTCGACACTTTTTACTCCAAAGCTCCCACATCAAGCACGAGCAAGGTGAATGTGGTTCTGATAAGCAACTGAAACAAAACTGTAAGCCACACGAACATTCTACCTCACAGCATTCATCTTCCTCAATGCGTATTGCATTCCCACAATGGGGAGTACTGGGACACCACTTCACCATTTTATTATCCTCAATGTAAGACTCAAGGAGGAATCGGTCGAATTTGTTAGCTAGATCAGGATGCCTTCTTCTGACTAGATCTCTAACAGTGGCTTCATCACAAATGGCATTGCATTTGTGTGCCATGCACTTTATCCGCTTGCTTTGACCTTCATTTATCTTCACAATAAAATGCTCAGTCCAACCTATAGAAAAGATCAACCATCATATTTTGAGTGAATCCAAAAGTGGCACGAATATATGGTTGGTGGGCTTTGCAAATGAGCTTCGGGGTTCTAAAAGCCCTTGGGCAATTACGAGTAGTGTTTGGCAAACCTTTTGAAGAGCtttggggagatgcaattgcatttaCAAGTGTagttttgttctttatttttttttttccaaacagcATTTTAACGAAGTTGCTTCTCAATGAACTTTTATATTACACCTTACCAAACACTGTTTGCATTTCAGAAAAACTCTTTAACTAAGTTCTTTGCATTTCCCTATAGGTTTTCTctaaaagccgaaccaaatgcAGCCATAATTTAGAAACAATCAAGCTTGAGTCGTCTATGTATGATATACAAGTAACTATAATAATCTTGGCCCTATAGCAATAACTATGAGCAAGGGTGGTCTACATCTCGTTCAAATGACTAGATACTCCAAACCGTTCAACATCAACTAACAATGAAACTCAGACTCCATAGCAGAGGATCATCACATCATGACAATTGGCATGAGGTTCTGATACAAACAGACAGTTGGGACAGTGGATAAGCTGTAGCATTATGCAGGGAGACCAAGAATTCATGTACAGCTTAAGCTAGTTAAAGTTGCACAACAATTATTGACATTTGCACACGCGCATCAATTGCACAGGCATTTGCATGCCTGAAGCACAAAAAATGGTTCTGGGCAGAGAAGATGAGAAGTTGGGGTTTCGAGATGGGGATGGTCCTATTCTGGCACTACATGCTGATTTTACAGGACCGCTGCCCATCCTATAAAAAGCGGCCTATGTAACTCAACTGTGTCCATAACTGGCCATAtgaaaaacaagagaaagaatTGCTTACAATCGTTGCAATAGCAATGACTACAGTCCATTCTCGTCGTAATTTGACCAGGTATGTCTTCCATGCATATATCGCACATAACTGTAGAAGTCGAATGCCTGGGCAAACTGAGATCTTGGTCCTCAGTCAGAGGCACACCCGCATCCGCAAATAAACAAGCTTTACCCCTCTCGACAAGCACCGCAAGCAACTTCTCGACGTCCCATCGGTGATGGATAAGCAAAGTGCGCGCATGGTGCTCTCTCAGTGACAACAATTCCATCACCCTTCGCAAATCCCCTCTCTTTAACAATGAGGCCGAGTCAGAGAAATAATTCATCAACCAAACAATAACTTTCGCAAaataaaaaccataaattttaaCGGAATTCTTACCTGCGCACACAAAAGCGATTCTTTTGTGATGACCTGAAAAAGGGTAAGGGTCAaaaatccattattggagctTCGATTAAAAAAGACACTATCTTTCAACCATATGCACCGGTAATCACACAGTCCAGTTCACAAAACCGAACCCTATCAACTACCGTATCAACCgaaaataagaatttcaggGAGCAAAGTAACTGAACCGAAATTCCAATCAGCAGCGCTCCCAACACGACTCAATTGCTCGCGGCCGTGGCCGAGGCAATTTCGTACGTTACCCGTCAAACAAAACCTCCACGAAGGAAACTCGTTCCAACAATAGCACGAGATCACCCCGGGCACTTCAAAAGGGAACAAGGAAACGCACGGGATCATACCCTCCGTTTCCCAGATTAAGCCGAACAGAAGAGGGCGAAAAGGAAGAACATTGACCGAATTAGCGGGGGAATCCCAgcacagaagaagaaaaaggtttTACCTTGGTGGAGGGGCCTTTGGGAGGGACCCAGTCGTAGTCGGGGTCATCGTTCTCGAGCCCGTCGAGGGCGTCCCTGTCCGAGCagtactcctcctcctcctcgctgcTGAAGTAATCGTCCATCGCCCGCGGTTCCCCGATGCCGGCCGACCACAATTCCTCACCTTGGGGTCAATCGGGCGCGCCGATCAATCGGCCGACGGAATCGCGCAATCGAACGGGAACGCGGCGCCGGCGCTCCGATCGGGAGGGGATTTCCCGGCGAGATCGAGGAGAATTCAGGTGAGATatcgccggccggcgaggggaGTGAAGCTTAAGGAAGAAGCAGTGGGAACAATATAACAAACAGGCTGTGTGTAAGAGAGACCCAGAGAGGAAaagagatatagagagagagagagagagagagattattttGCGTAGCAAAACTTCATACTACGCCGTTTTTGGGGGAAGGtgctttttatttcttattcccTTTATACGCTCTTTTTGTTCATGCGTCGCATGGTTGCATACCACAAAATAGTCAAACGGATTCAAATTAGCAGAAGGAAATTGAGTGCAATGTGAAGATTTCGCCCCCATTTTTGGGAATATGATTTCTGATAGAGCAATTGCCATATCGGTTCTCGACTCATCGTATTGAACagtgaatttttcaattttatcgcTTTACTTTTAAAATGGTGTACGAAATTCCGATGTCATTGTTTAATTATCGTCGTTTTTATGTGGCATGCCGATGTGGACACCTTTATAGCATCCCAAACTTTCGGTggtaattatttataataattatattaaattttagtgTAAAGGTTTGAATTATATTGGTAAAATTAGATAGTTTAGAAATGAATtgtgtataataagtttagctTAGAATTAGGAAATTTACTGTTCTAAAATTACAAATAGGAAAAACATTGGTGGATTATCACAATTAATTACCTTGCCCATGGAAAATGAAGATTATCTTTAGTTAGGCACGGTCAATGTTTGGTTCACGTGTAGGAATGCATTTTCACCTTAGACTTTTCGAAAAGTTCAAAAGTGAACTTTCCATCTGATTCACTCAATCAGTAGCTGAGATGATTTCGAATACGAGGAGTAGTTCGTTTTTGATTTGAAAACCGATGGCTTGGATACGACACTCCCCCATCCCTTTTCATAGATAAAAACGGGAGGCTGAAactttgatcttttcttttcttttcttttttgaggtgTTTGGAAAATCTTGATTGCTGAAAATGAAAGCTAGAGAAGACATTTGTCTTGCAACTGAAAAGTTAAATGTGAGATGCCGATgccataaattaattaattaataaaatattagtaATGGGGTGTACTATAGGGCAAGCTTCAGTAGCATCATTGAATTGCATTCAATGTCATGGGTGTCCCTCAAAAAACTCCTTCCCTTCCCTTACCAGCCGGTTTCATATTCCCTACCTGCGAGGGAAATTATTCTGCAAAAGGGAAATTCTGGAAATGGTCAGAATTACCGGAGTTGTCCACTCGTCGATCTCTGGTCATTTGCAAATAAGGGAAAGGACCTTTGTTTTGGCGGTTTTCCTTTTGGTCAAGGAAAGAGCTCTCGATTCCTGCTGCTAGATGAGCAGAACTTAGGGGATGTTGATAACGATCCATAAGTCTTCCAAATTCTTGTTTGATCGTGAAAGGTAGCCATATTAAGCGATGCATACTAAGGATGTAAATGGTTTGGTTCGATTCGATTTTCGATTTGGTTTTTGACACCCTTAATGCATACTTACTTTTAATCAACATCTTGTTGCCCAACAAatttaaagaataatttcttttttttgctatgGATccatttgtttcaagaaaatttaCTATGGGAAAACATCATTTTCATTCTCCAATATTTGACTCGCTTAGAAAAATTTCTATGTAAACCTTATAGTTAATTTTTGGATAGAAGCTCTCCcttatgaaaattggaaatcgcTTTCTAAAGTCACAACTGAATCCTCATGTGAAAGCCTAAGATCACAAGAAGTATTCTTGGAGCTAGGATTCTCGGCAGCCGTTCTTGGGTCTTTAATGCTCATGCCTAGGAAACCTACGACCAGGTTTAAGTACTCTACTTTTGTGCCTATGCCTATGTCCCCTTTGACCGAGACCAAGACCCCGTGCCCGTGTCCAAGTCAATAGCGGTCGGGGAAGAGGTCCCCACTGGCGGGCCAAAAACCCTGGCAGTCAAGCTTGGGTCCCCAAGAACAGGCCTAGTTCTCTTACTGAAAATTAGCTACACGTTAAAATCATCAAATAGAGTGGAATGAGCCCGTGGAAACCAAAAGCTGGAGTAGCTCAGTTGGTTAGAGCGTGTGGCTGTTAACCACAAGGTCGAAGGTTCAAGCCCTTCCTCTAGCGAATGCTTCTCCATTCTTCCCTTTATTTTTGGGGGGCAATTCCGAAGAGAATTACTTTTCCTAcgccttttctttcctctcttttttcggGGCATTTTATAATATTAGCTGAAGTCGAAGATGTAATACGAGAGAAAACGCCCCTTCTGTCGTCTCTTTTTTTGGCTGGACATATATTTTGCCAAAGACATCACTTCAACCATATCCTGAAGCAAAGTGTCGCTTGCATTGCATGCCGCATACACAACTTCAAAGGATCCGAGCCGTCAATCCTTTCCTGATTCAAGTTTCCGCAAATCCCACCTTGAAAAGCTCTTACGTTTCGCTAGTTCCTCATCGACGCTTGCCAATTACAAGGCGATGATTCATTACCACTTTGCCTACAATATCCTGAACACCACACGGCTACCAATGGATTTACTTGCCCGATTCGTTTCGTCAGGGAGCTGCATCCTGAATTTCTACTCCACACAAAGATCAGGTTTTCTTGCCCTAGTTTTGCAGAGATGCACGGCACATCAGCTCGAACCGAGGGAATTTGCTTATCCAAGAtttgaaagaaacaaagagtaGGGTTCGACGAATGAATTAGCTTTGCAAAAATTACCCATTATAAATGTTGTGCTTCTTGCCCGATACATGATCAATCTCAGAAGTGAAACCGCGATTTTCAACATCCGTTTCTTCATCTGAGTTATCAATTCAGGTCAAAAATTTTGTGAGATTGTGATGATAAATTATGGACCAGAAAGAGAATTGCCGAGGTCTGTTTTAGCAGTCCATCTCATCAATAAGATTCCGGAAAAGATAATCTTCACTCTCCAGTTCCTCATGAAGCAAGTTAATGGATGGCACCGGCAGCTTGTTTCCAGGCTTCTCGCCATCTATTGATCGCTGTCCCTGCAAAATGGCAAAAACATAAACTTCAAGTTATATGGGTCTGGATATGGTAAATAATGCAACATTTAACCCACTGTTTCAGAAGAGCATGATGGGGTTGTCGGTATTTTTTAGACCAACCTTTTTCAAGATGTAGAAAAAGTAGTGGAATCCATCACCGAATGTGTTCCACTCCACAGACCATGTAAACtctggagaatcaaataaaggacGTCTGAAATGCGGCTGCCAGACCAAATAGAAAAGGTTAGCAAAGGTAGGCCATCATGAATCACAACGTAGGAAGAGTTCCTTGAAAAATTGGGTCTCACCTGACCAAAAGCAATAGATATAAATATTCCATCCGGTTTTAAGACACGGTGTACACCTTGAAGCATCAGCATGACTCTAGCTACTGTTGCAGGTCGAGGGTTCCATGGGTCGCCACTGTCCACGAACAATACATCCTTTCAAGAGAATCATTTCAATGCCGTCTCAGGAAAGGTAGAATCTCAGATAAAAGATACAGTTATTTACTacgactaaaaaaaaatagagcaaggaaatggaaaaaaaattcaagacattTACCATCGTTCCTTTCTCAATTACCACATCAAAGCACTCATCACCAAAGGGCAGGTCTAGCATGTCAGCTTCTAGCACTTTAATTTCTGATAACCAGGAAATGTAAGAAGTATATATCTTAGGCCTTAGATTCTTTCATCGAAACAGATGTTCATGCCACGGTAGGAAAGATGCCATTCTGTTGAACAAAGTTGTGTTTTTCTGTTTTAAACATGGTCAATCCAATGAAGTTCAACAAGGAAGGCTGACTAGAGTCAGAGACAGCATAATTGACCCTTCACTGGAACTCTTAAAAAGTCAAGTGAATACAAGTTTCAAGCCTTGGCAAAATCCACTACATGTTCCCTCCCTGCAACAAAAAATGCATAAGCTCATGCAGCATCATAGAAGTTCAGCCTCCCAATTTCATGCTGGAAGCTATTTTTTCCCACTTGATTTTGCACTATGCAAAGAAAGCACGGAGTGACACAGACGCATAATCTCCAGGTAGGCTTTGGATTGGCACGGTCAAGGTAGGAAGAGAAATAAACTCAAAGGTTCCATAAAAAAGAATACAGTCCTCAGTATCCAGATTCAAAACTAGTCAAAAAGCCTCAAATGATTAATACGAAAGTGAAGTGTAAGGTGTGGAGTGTAATCATTTCTGCAAAGATGAAAGCGTATATACCTTTATATCCCTTGGACTGTACCCGTTTTTGCATCCTTTCCACAGCCACAGCCGACAGATCAATGCATGTTACATCCGTAACCCCGTCGTCATAGAGATTTTCGCATAGCTGCGAGTTTCCACAACCAAGCTCCAGAACCTTCATTACAAAGTTCCCTCATCAGGAAAACCAGCAATTAAATTGGAATccaagaaaatctaaaaatagGGTAAACATGGCCACAACAAAAATGGAAACAAGATCACTGGACAATTCAATATTTTCGCATCTACTTCCACAGAAAATTCAGGACCAACACCAAAACTGAAGTAATTCTTATAAGACGGCCAAAATACAAACAAGCCCCCGTTGCTGATAATCTATACACGATATAAGCTCACTGCCAAACTAGTCACATCAGCATATCTATCAATGCCAGCACGCGAAATAAACCATAGAAGACCGCAACGCCAATTTCTTGAACTGAGCTTCGACAACACCAGGTCTGAAGACCAGATACAGAGCGCCAGGGAATCGAAAAGGCATTGAGAGGACACGGTGCTCACGGAAGAACCGGGCTTGACATTCTGCTGCATCAGGTGGCGGAAATGAGAGTAGTCCTTGAACCACTCGTAGTGCTCCTCGCGAGAGAACCTCTCGTCCCTAAAGCAATAtggacaacaacaacaacaacgtgAGAACTGCAATGGACTGTAATCGGGTGCCCCCTTCGGCAAGCAAAAATGGCGAAACGCGATTCTGGCGAGCGCACGTACCAGTAGGAAGGATCGAGGTACTCCAGGGCCGTGGAGGGAGCAACATCTCTCTTCTCCGCCTGGTTCGATCCCTCCGATTCCACCATTACCAAAGACTTCGCTGCCtgctcttctccttctccttctccttcatcaATCGTTCGAACGCgcgaaaccctaatccccaaacTTGGCGgtcctgggcctgggcctgggccttgGAAGATGGGGCTTTGACTTTTCAATGGGCTCGACCCAAGGACCACCTTCTTGCCCATGAAATCAAAGTTCGGGCCCACAGAACACGTTGGAGAAAACGCTGACCCGAGGGTGAAAGCGAGAGGGCAGCGCAGCCAGCAGCTGCTGCGTCGGGCGCTCATTAATGGCGGTGCATGCTTGAAACACGAATTCAGAAATGGTTATCAGCCACCTAGGCTGTTCTCCTGGTGGTCCGGCCGTCTCTCCTACTCTCCTCCTCCATAGGGGGTTGGGGGCTTTGGGGGCGTGATAGGTTACCAGATGGGGTTAAATTATCATCCTATATAGATCTGCCGAAACGAATCTTTAATCCGTATTTGATTCATAATTTAGTTTAGAATGATAAGACCCGAAATAATATCGAGTGTCGAATGAGTTCAAAGTTTACTTTAACTCGACTTACCTTTATGACTCGTTCTTCACTTATTcttaatcttattttttcttatgCTTGCTTACTCCGCACTCTTGACTTAATTTGGGTATCGTTTTCCTAAACTAATAATTTGGGTCAAGTCAAATATGGGTTGGATCATTATAGATCACTAGATTTGTATTGTCtgaaaacatattaaaaaatgaGTTAAACGGGTCAATTTGCATCGGAATATTATTCAACTCGGCCTAAATCCGATCCGACCTAACTATTCGACGAGTTTAACTTTACATGACAAAGTAATTAGAACTAATCTCGTTTGCGAGTGCTCGGGCCTCGTACCTTCTAGACGGAGAGAACGTGGATCTCATTCGATTGGACAGGCCGTGCGTCGTTTACTTAGGTTCCCATCAATTAGCTCCCAAACTTTGTGAAGCAGAATTCAAGCTCAGCCCAGATTTTTTAGGACAGCGACACTGAACTCGTGGAACACGACAAGGACTTGTCCATTGGAGTCGAACGTGACGTTCATGGTACTGGTCGGGAGCGAGCGATATGAGGCCATGACTGTTAGGCTCGTTGGAATTGTGTTTTGCGCGGGGCACAGTTTTTCTTCGTAGTTTTCGTGAATCTCGTGGTCGTTTGGCCTCTAACTTTCCTTTTCATGCGTGACCGGAATCATCCACGTGGCCCGGTTTTGTTGCCTCTTTTTTCCTTGccccaaaccccaaaaatttaaaactctTGATCAAATTTCCAAAACACTCGATTTTTCATGGATCATAacatttccccttttttctcaGCATCCTTTTCCAATTTATTCATTGAGAAATTGATAGTACATAGTGATTTATTTTGTTGGGCACTGCGCATGATAAACTTCCCCAGcccaacaatttatatttttctcttccccagaacaaaaaagaataaaccttgtttgataacgacagttaatttttttcttaaaaaaaaagttagccTCGGAATGGTTTTGAATagaaatgaaagtaaaaaagttgcttcttgttcctaaacaagtttaagaaataagtgattttttttttttattcttctcttgctgaCCGCCATTGATTGCCCTTTGTCCGCCGCCCGCCGTggctcgccgccgccgatcgccgcccgcgccgccgccgttgccgaacggccacccgccgccgccggccgaccgTTGCCGCTGGGACGACCGCCAAAAAAAAGGCCAACCGACcgccgacggcggcggcggcggcggcggtctaccggcaaaaaataaaaataaataaatataaaaaagaaactattttttatcaaacgcatttctattctttttttttttatagtaaaaattttgtgtagttatcaaacgggtttttacatagaaattgttccccataatagaaataaaaaagaactatttctgaaaaaaatttgttccccCCAAGAAAATGTTATCATGCGCAACCTAAATTTCCCGATTTTCATAGTATTTTTTTCATGACAAGGTGAGCAAAAAAGCAAATGATGTTCGCTTGTACTTTCTCTGCAGATTAACTGCATTTTGTACTATTCTGCTTCCCACTATTCTTAGAAAGTTTAAATCATTGTAACAACCTCATGAGATGCTAGCTAGCTACCTAAGATAAGTATATGTGAAAAGTAATTAAGGCAGAGGTTTTGTTTAAGATATTTTTCAATCCATTAATTTTCCACGAAGCAAATGGACCCttaataaatcaaatttaataagtGTATAATTAGAATATCCAATATAAAAGCTtaaattttatatgttttgaaGACAATAAATGTGGGACTTAATAATGTTGTAATGTGAAATAAACTGATTAAAACCCGATTCTAATACTATGGTAAAAATATGCGGGAGAGAACTAAATAATAACCGTATTTAGTTTAAGagattaaatttataaataaaatgatgacttgagattttttttttttttttttttttgggtgtaagATGCTCTTAACGCCGAATCGAATACCTTTACATTTAGCACGAAAATAGCAAAATGACACACTTTTATGTGCGTTGGGTTGGTAAAATCGGAAAGGGACGTCGGAATCGCCCCCAAGAAAAAGCCGCCGATCCTCCCTACACAAAAATCCATATCgattgcaaaaaaaagaaataataataataataataatattttaaaaaaagtttataaaaataaattaagccAGAAAAAACATGGGACACGAGTCACTAGCCGATAAATTcccccccaccaccaccaccacaaagCCATTCGCAACCTCCGCCTTCGCCACCGTCTCTCCGCCCTCCGCCACCGTCGCTCCGCTCCTGACCAGCGCGCGCGACATGGCGATCACCCTCCACTCCTGCCGCATCCCCGGCGCCCGCCCCGACCTCTCCCTGCCGgagagcctcgccggccccggggCCTCCCGTTCCCGCCGGCTCCTCTCCGTCCGGTGCTCCGGCGAGTCCTCATcatcctccgcctccgcctccgcggCCGTCGACGGCGACTTCGACGCCAAGGTGTTCCGGCATAACCTCACCAGGAGCAAGAACTATAATCGGAAAGGCTTCGGCTACAAGGACGAGACTCTGCAGCTCATGAATCGCGAGTACACCAGTACGCTCCTCGCCTTCGTTCAGTTCTCTCCTCTCGATTATGCGTTTTCTTCAGTTCAGTGCGCTGTTTAGAGCTTGGATGCAGGTGAAGACTTTTGATTTTTGGCCTCAGCTCGGATTGAAGGAGAAAGTTCGGCTTTTTAGAAGCGGTTCCAGTTTACTGATTAGTTATTGGTTGGCTAGAAAATATGGTAGTTGTGTCAGAAAAAAACGTTTTTTTGTATCATAATTAACGAGCTTTTGGATCTTTAGGTACTCTGCTGAAGTATATTACGTGTATGTAGATCGTATGCTTCATGTACTGGCGTTGTTGATTCCGTTTCTAGCATTTCTAGATGTCAAATCTATGTTGGCATGATGTCTGGATGATGTTTTTGCCGTGATGATACTTGTCCAGACATCGATTACCGGCGTTTCTGAATAATTGTGAGATGTAATGATGTTGTTTTTTTCCAAATACCAGGTGATATTATTAAAACTCTGAGGGAAAATGGAAACGTGTATACCTGGGGAAACGTTACTGTTAAGCTTGCTGAATCCTATGGTTTCTGCTGGGGCGTCGAGCGGGCTGTCCAGATTGCCTATGAAGCAAGAAAGCAGTTCCCCGAGGAGAAGCTCTGGATCACTAATGAAATTATCCACAACCCGACTGTCAACAAGGTCAGACACATAACAGCATATTTGCTGTCGTGGCCGATTTGCTTGAA
Above is a window of Eucalyptus grandis isolate ANBG69807.140 chromosome 9, ASM1654582v1, whole genome shotgun sequence DNA encoding:
- the LOC104418809 gene encoding EEF1A lysine methyltransferase 4; this encodes MVESEGSNQAEKRDVAPSTALEYLDPSYWDERFSREEHYEWFKDYSHFRHLMQQNVKPGSSVLELGCGNSQLCENLYDDGVTDVTCIDLSAVAVERMQKRVQSKGYKEIKVLEADMLDLPFGDECFDVVIEKGTMDVLFVDSGDPWNPRPATVARVMLMLQGVHRVLKPDGIFISIAFGQPHFRRPLFDSPEFTWSVEWNTFGDGFHYFFYILKKGQRSIDGEKPGNKLPVPSINLLHEELESEDYLFRNLIDEMDC